The genomic interval CCGCGTACGCCTCGCCCGTCTCGACCGCGCGCACGCGACGTCGGGTGAGGCGCCTGGTGGTCGCGGGCAGTCCGACGGCCGCGGCCACGCCGACCGCGCCGGCCGCGAGGAGACCGGTGGCCGCCGGCAGCAGGGAGGTCGCCGGGCCCAGAGCGGCGAAGGCGGTCGCGGTGAACAGCGCGGTCCGGCCGACCGGGAGAGGGCGGGGGAGGTCGAGGCCTCCGAGCGTCCAGATGCGCAGGGCAGCGCGACGCCCCCACACCATCCGGCACGCCCAGCGCCCCAGCCGGTGCTGCTCCGGGTCGAAGAGTCCCGCCTCACGCAGCGCACCCGTGCGGTTCGGCCCTGACATCCAGCGCAGCCAGCCACCCCCGGTCCGCTCGCGTATCAGCAGCAGTGCTTCCACGGCGGCCTTCTCGGTGGCCGGGTCCGGGAGTCGGCCACCGAGCTCGGCGCGCACGGCGTGGTGGAGCCGGGCGGCTTCCCGGACCGCGTGGTCCCACCGATTGCGGTCTGCGTCGAAGGGCAGCGGCTGTGCGGCCGGCTTCATCGGCGGGCCGCCTCGGCCGGACAGGATTCCAGGGCGGTGCGCAGGGCCGTCTTCTCCGACGGCGTGACCGACAGGCGGTACTTGGTCTTCACGCGGACCTGCGCGGTCGCGTACCAGCAGTGCGCCTCGGCGCGCGGAGGCATCCACGATGCGGCATCTTTGGCGCCCTTGCCGGCGTTCGTCGGACCGTCGGTAGCAACCAAATTCTCCAGGTCGTTCGCGTAGTTCAGCCTCTGCTCGGCGGTCAGCTCCCGGGCCCCCGACTGCCACCCGAGCGCCAGGGGGACGACGTGGTCGATCTGCACGGCCATGGACGTGCGAGGGCCGCGCTTGAAATCGATCGTCCGGCCCGTATACCGGTCGCGAAGAACGCCGGACATGACGGTGCAGCCGTCCTCGGCCCGAACGATGTCGTCCAGGTCGCGGGCCAGGACGTCCTGACGCGTCGGACAGGAGTTCCCCGACATCTCGACTGTGCCCGCATCGCTCCATGCCGGTCCGAAGGCGTCGCGGCTGTAGTCGGCGAGCGAGGTCCGCGCCTGGACCGTCAGGTTGTTCAGATGGGCCAGCGCGGTTCCATCTCCGGCCGGGCCGCGAGCGGGGGCGGCATCGGCGGAGGAGCCGGGGGGAGTGAGCGGTCCGCAGGCGGAGGCGGCAAGTGCGCCGGCGAGCACGAGGCCGGCGGCCAGAAGGCGAGGGGCCATGTAAAGGAGTCCTGTTCGGGTCGGAGAGGGCACTGTTCACCTGCTACAGGTGTGGCGAGGTCCGACGGTGTGACAGTCCGCCCGAAATTTTCTGGGTTCCTTCAGCCGAGCGTGCCCTCGAAGGTGGCCTTGGAGCCGCCCGCGTCGACTGCCTCGACCGTCACCGGGCCGCCGACGGCCGACTCCGGGACACGGAAGGAGACGGTCTGCGTGGCGCTGCGGTACGGGGCGATCGCGGCGTCGCGGTAGCCGTACACCGGACGGACGGTGGCGGCCAGGTGCAGGTCCTGGCCGGTCAGGATCCGCAGGGTGGTGCCCAGGCCCGGCATCGGGTCGCCGGAGCGGTTGACCACGCTGAGCTCCACGCTGCCGGTGCGTGAGGCACCCTCACGGCTCACCGTCACCTTGCTCACGCGCACCTGGCCGTTCCACTGCCCGAGCGGCGTGACCGACTGACCGGTCGGCGCACCCTGCGGCGCCTGGATGGCCGGGGAGGCGGCGGTGCCCGGCAGAGCGCCTTCGAAGAACAGCGGCTCCGGCTCGGCCAGCCCCTCCTCGGTCGCTTCCAGGGTCACCGTGACCGGCAGGCCTTGGGCCTGGTCGGGAAGCACCAGTTGCACGTCCCTGTCGACGGACCCGTTGGGGCGCACCTGTTGCGGCTCGTCCCTGGAAGAGGATGCGCTGCTGTCGGTGGCCTCGGCAGCGGTGCGGCCGAGAGCTCCGTAGCGGGCGGTGACGGCGGTCCGCGGCGCGGTCGCGACCTGTGCCCGCTGGTTGGCCACGGTCACCCGCGCCGTGTACGCGCTCGCGTCGGCCGGCACGCCGGGCACAGCGCCGGCCGGCAGCCGCTCGAAGCCCTGCAGGGTCACCGTCCACGCCCCGTCGCCGAGCGGCAGCGCGGTTCCCGGCTTCGCGATGCTGTCCGGCAGCACCGTGGAGGGCGAAGGCCGGACACCCGGGGCGCTCTTCGTCGGCTTGCCGTCGGGCTTAGGGCCGCTGTCGGAGTCGGCGCAGCCGGAGACCAGGACCGCGCCGGCCAGGAGCACGGTCGGAAGGGCGTGGCGCAGGCGCATGGTGAACATGGTTCCCCCTAGGTCAGGTACCGGATCTCGGTCGAGGGGGATCATGCCAAAACGCGTCCGGCCGGGGCCGGACGCGTTTTCTGGAGGTGTCTGATTCGGGCCGCCCGCCGACTGTGCGGGCGGCGGGTCACAGCGTGATGGGGATGGGGACCAGGAAGTACTCGGTGTCGCCGACGCGGACGCGCAGCGGGTGCCCGGGCGAGAGGTTGAGCAGCCGATGGTGCACGGTCGCCGGGGAGTTGCGCACGGACAGTGCGGGCTCCAGCGCGGCACGGACGGCAGCGCGGGAGGTTTCGGACAGCGGGTTGCGCTCGGCGATCTCGGCGCACTGGTCGAGCTGGGCGTCGGTCAGGTCGGGCCCGAGGCCCTGGCGGAGGGCCTCGACGGCGACGGCCGGGGCCAGGACCGCCCGGTTGTGATCGCGGCATACGTGGCCGGGGGCGCCGTGGGGCTGGAAATGACGGGCGGTGCCGATGGAGGTCAAGGGGAACTCCCGAGGGTGAGGAGGGCGGCGTCAGTGCACGCGGATCGTCGCGGTCTCGGCGACGGTCAGGACGTGCGCGGGGAGCGTTGGGCGGCCTTTGACCATCGCCCGGTACATGCGGTGCACTCCGTCGATCAGCAGGCGAGCCGGGCCGCTGTCGAACTCCAAGGTGGCGATGATCACCGGCTGGCTGATGTCAGTGCCCATCGCGTGTTCGGCGCTGAAGTGGGACTGGTCCGGGCCGAAGACAGGGCACCAGGCCGGGCCGTCGTAGTCCGGCCTGAGCAAGCTCAGATGGTAGGCGGCCGACCAGTCGTCCACGGGGGTCTGCTCTGCGGCGCGGGGGCGTTCCTCCAGGAGGCGCATGGCTCCGTCGATGTCGAACAGCCAGCGTCCGTACTTGAACAGCTGGGGGGAAGGGTTGGTCACGGTTTCTCGCTGACGGGTCGGGGATCGGTGAGGGGAAGGGGGCGGGTTGCGAAGGCTGGCAGGCACGAGGGCCGGCCGGGCGCCACCTCGGAGGTGGGGCGGCGCGGGCCGTTTCAGCGGGGGCCGAGCGGGATGACCAGGACGCCGACGTGAGGCAGGCTCATCTCGGCCATCAGTTGGGCGGCCCTGCCGTCAGGGGTGCTCGGATCGCTGGGATCCAGGCGTATGGCGCCCCGGTGGGGGCCGCGCGAGGGGTAGAGGTGCACCGTGTTTCCCGGTGCGTCGTGCTCGAAGACGCTGATGGCGGCGTAGTCGAACCCGCCGTGCTTCGGGTAGCGCTCGGCGACGGCCGCAGACAGGGCGGTGACGAGTTCGGGGCTCGGTGAGGCGACCGAGAGGGGAAGTGGGCAGCGTCGCGGCCAGATGCGCAGAGCAAGGGCGCGGATCAGGACGCTGAGAATGCCGAGGCCGAAGCCGATGGCGAGAGAGGCTGGCTGGATCACGGTGTTCCCCCTGGGGTTGCGGCCGGGCTGGTGGGGGAGCGCGGCTCTAGGCGCCGGTGGTGGTCACGGCAGCGTGGACGAGGCGGGCGAGCCCGCGGCGTCGCTGGCGCTTGGTCAGTCCCTGGACGCTTCCGGCGTTCTCGTGTCCGGCGGCGGCTGTCAGGCCGGACACGAGGGCGTGGACCAGTTCCTTGCCCTCGCCGCTAGGCGCGGCCGCCGTCAGGGCCCGGACGAGGGGCCTGGTGGCCGCGAAGTACGCCTTGACGAAGCGGGGGTCCCGCTCGGCCGCGACGGCGGTCAGCACGCGCATGACCGGGAGGTGACCGCTCCAGCCGTCGAGTACGGCGTCGACGAGCCGAGTGGCGCCGGGCAGTCCGTCCGAGGACCAGGCGCCGTCCTCGAAACCGGCGAGCGCCGCGTTCGTCTCCTCGACCAGGAGTCGGGACGCTTCGAGGACGACGCCCTCGATGTCGGCGAAGTACTGGTAGAACGTCGCGGGCGACGTGCCCACCACGTGGGCGATGTCCATCACCTTGATGTCGCGGTAGGGCCGAGTGGCGAGAAGCTCGATCGTTGCGTCCAGCAGCTTCTGGCGGGTCTGGAGGCCGCGCTGGTTGGGCACGCGGCGCTCGGGGGTGCGGGTCATGATGCGGGTGGGCACAGCCGTCTCCTGAGCTGGTGGGAGGAAGGGGAGTGGGTCAGGTCTGGGGGCGGCGCCGCCGAACCCGACGAATAGTCATATTACACATTGAAAACTGAATAAGCAACTAGTGAGGGTTCACGGATTTCCGCCGCTGGCCGAGGGTCAGCTTCTGCTTGCGGGGAGCGCCTCGGGGCCGAAGCGGCGCTCAAGGAGGGCGAGTGCACGCGAGCGCTGGCCGTCGACCCAAGCCCGTTGCTCGGGAGTGAGGGAGGCGTGGACGGCCACCTCGTAGTCGGACGGCGTCTCCCAGAGGGGGACAACGGCGGCGGCGATCTCGCGGGCGGCCTCGACCCAGTCGGCAGCGGCGTCCGCCGGAACGTTGAACAGCGGAGCGCCGGGACTGGCCGGGTACGGGTCTTGTTCGAGCGGGCCGGGTGTGCGGGCCAGCTCTGCGGCATGTGTACGAAGGTGTTCGGCGGGACAGGTTCCGTCGACGTACTGCTGCTCAACTGCCCTCCCGTGTTCGCGCAAGAGGGTGACGTGATCGGCGGGGAGCTTGAACTGCTCGTGCGTGCTGCGGCAGTCGCGTCTGTCCCGGCCGTGTCGTCGCACGACCTCGCCGCCCCGCCAGTCGTATCCGCTGCCGAGTACCACCAGGACGTGGTGGAGGGCCTGGGTGCGATTGAGTACTGAACAGGGGCTCTCTCGGATCATCTCGCTCAAGGTGTCTTCGACGCCTGCCATGAAAGACCTCCTGGGTGTGGTGGGTTGAAGCCGTCCTGGCTCACACTGCCTGAGCGGAGGGGTGACTGTTGACGATCCCGAACCCGATAGCGTGGGGCGCCGACATGCATGACTGTACATATCGAAACGCCAATAGGCAACACCTGTGAGTTGGTGGCCCCGCCTTCGATCTGCGCTCGCGCGGCCCTGGCGGCTGCGTCCGCGTTCTCGGCGTGAAAGGTGTCGATCCACCGGGAGAAGTCGCGTTATTCGCCGTCCAGTTCGACAGCGGCAGTGGCGTGTTCGCCCGGGAACAACACCGGCGATCAGCAGCCGTCGATGCGGTCGCATCGCAGACCGAAGACCGTGATCACCTCTCCCGTGCCGGGCGGCTCGACCTGTGCAGGCAGCCCGGCCGGATCCAGACCGACGCCGGCGAACATCTCCTCCAATGCGCCGGCCAGCTCCGCGGGCTCCGGTCGGCGCCCGGGGCCCGCATCGCGCAGGGAGCACCCACACGCGGAACAGAGACACCACGGCCGAGCCGCTCGTGTGGGGTCGAAGCGCAGCATGACGGTCCCCCGAGGACTTGAGGAAAGAGAGTGCCGGGCGATGCCCCGGCACGCAGTGACGGGGGCACTTCTCACGCCTCGGGCCGCGGCGTCTGCGGGGTCCGGGCGGACATGCGGTGCGTGAGGGCATGCGCGCCGGCGAACACCGCCCCTGCGCCGAGGGCCAGGTAGTCCGCTGCCCGTCCGCGCAGGACGAGCACCTCACCATGGCCGAGCAGCAGCACGGTGCAGACGGCGAAGGCTCCGGCCACCAGAGCGGCGTCCAGAACGGCC from Streptomyces sp. AM 4-1-1 carries:
- a CDS encoding TetR family transcriptional regulator; translated protein: MPTRIMTRTPERRVPNQRGLQTRQKLLDATIELLATRPYRDIKVMDIAHVVGTSPATFYQYFADIEGVVLEASRLLVEETNAALAGFEDGAWSSDGLPGATRLVDAVLDGWSGHLPVMRVLTAVAAERDPRFVKAYFAATRPLVRALTAAAPSGEGKELVHALVSGLTAAAGHENAGSVQGLTKRQRRRGLARLVHAAVTTTGA
- a CDS encoding HNH endonuclease family protein, with product MAPRLLAAGLVLAGALAASACGPLTPPGSSADAAPARGPAGDGTALAHLNNLTVQARTSLADYSRDAFGPAWSDAGTVEMSGNSCPTRQDVLARDLDDIVRAEDGCTVMSGVLRDRYTGRTIDFKRGPRTSMAVQIDHVVPLALGWQSGARELTAEQRLNYANDLENLVATDGPTNAGKGAKDAASWMPPRAEAHCWYATAQVRVKTKYRLSVTPSEKTALRTALESCPAEAARR